TCTTTATCATTTTGAGAATAACTAAACAGAAGTGTCGACTTTTTACCTGAGTAAATTGTATTGGGCTCCTCACCTTCCATATAGGTCGGTGAAATATTTGGTATTGTGTCTGGCATTGAGTCTACTATTAAAAAAACCTGAAGCTCTTGGACGAAGTCTAGGCTTAAACTAGGATTTGTTGGTTCATTCTCTTCACTTTTCGCTTCTTCAGAGACCTCTACTGTTGATGTTGTATCAATTAGGTCTACCTGAACAGTTGTAAACTCAACTTCCTTTATATATGTAAAGTCTATATCTTTAAGTTCGGGAAATTCAAAAACCTGAAGTGGAATCTCTACAAAGGCCCCGCCATTTTCACGAAGTTCAATATCAGCAAAGCTGGTGGCCAAGCGTCTTAAAACTGAACCTACATCATCACCACCTACATCACTAAATTCTCCACCAAACCCATCTACCTCCTCATCAACATCATATGATAGAGAGATATCTCCAATTTGGTCCGAGATCTTTTCAATACCAAAAGCAGGAGTAATACTCTCTTTTGAGCAAGAGATTCCCATTAGGCAAAGTGAAAGAAGAATGGTGATTTTAATCAAATTCATAATAATCCATTAGATTTACAATGCGTCACGTTATAGCACAATAAATAAAGTAATCAAGTTTAATTGTACAAATTTCAAACCTATAAAACCTATTAATTACAATACTTTACAGGCAGTGTATTTTTTTCAATACAAGTGAAAATAAACTAAATTTACACTAAAATAACACCATGCATAAAACATCTTTAAAACGCTATTGCTTTGGGCTTGTACTTACATTGATAAGTGTAAACTCACTTGCCACAAGTTATGCAACTCTTCCTAAAGGTGTACGTGTTGGAGGGTATAGACATGTCTTTACCGGAGATATTACTTCTTCATATGGTGCAAATGCCTCTGAGAGTTCTTACGCTCTAAAAGAAGGTCTTACGGCCAAAACTCTTGAGAGTATAAATCAAGCTACGAAAGAGTATTTCAAGCAACTCAAGGCAATCAATCCTAAGGCCTATGAAGACTTCACTTTTGGAGAATATTCTGCTCAAGGCTCTGGAGAGGTAACCGTAAATGGTTTCGGTGCAGGCTGGGGAATCACAGACAGATTAACGGCCTATTTTTCAATGCCTATTTATAAAGCGAATGTAAATTTAGATATTCACAGAACTCAGGGGAATAATCACCAGCAAACGGTTCAACAGTTGAATCAAAATACCCAGCTAAGCGCTGATCAAAAACTTATAAGAGATATTACAGCGCAACTTCCAGACGCTAAACAAGAACTACTCCAATCTGTAGTTGTGAATTATTATAACTACAAACCAATTGGTAATTGGCAAGGACAAGGTCTTGGAGATGTTGAAGTTGGAGCAATGTACCGCCTTACGGACTGGAAAGGAGCAGGTATCGCCATTGCTGGAGGTGTAGTTCTCCCTACCGGAAGAACAGATCATCCAGATATTCTTCAAGACATTGCCTTTGGAGACGGACAGACGGATGTTTTTGCTGAAGTATTTATGGGTAAAAGCTTTATGTATAGACGACTAGACCTCGATCTTGGAATTAGATATACATATCAATTTGCAAAAGATAAGGAGATCAGAATTCCTGATAGCTACGAGTTTCCTCTGTCTACAAAAAAGGCCGTAGTTAATGAGAAGTTAGGAAATAAGATTTCAGTTGTCTTTGGTCCAAGCTATGGGTTTACAAATTGGTTCTCATTTAGTGCGGCCTATGCCTTAGATAAAAAATTTAAATCAACTTTTGAATCTGAATACACTTTGGCCAATGAAATACTTGCCATTAATACAGATAGTGAATCGCACTATATAAAACTCGCTGCAAACTTTAGCACAGTAAATCTCTACAGGATGGAAGTTTTCCCTATTCCATTAGGTATTTCACTTAGAGCTCAAGAGAAGATAGCCGGAAGAAATACTCCGAAACACTCTCAATATGAAATCGATTTTAGATTCTTTTTCTAATGTAAGTGATTCAAAAAGATCGTACCACCATCCTCATAAACATAACTATAAGGATCCTTTTCCAGGATTAAGAAGCCATCAAGGTCGCAATAATCAGCTCCGTAGGCGATATTCATAGCAGAGTTTATTCCAAGAGAACTTTCAATCATACAGCCGACCATGGTCTTGAGCCCTAACTCTCTTGCAGTTCTAAGCTGGTTTAAGGCCTTAAAATAACTCCCAGACTTCATCAATTTAATATTTACACCATGAAATTGATTAGCAAGGTCTCTATTTACCTCTCCATCTATCAAAGATTCATCTGCAATAATTTCTACAGGACTTATTTTCTTAAGCTCTAGATACTCTTGATGAGCACTACTTTTAAAAGGTTGTTCTAAAAACTCAATATTGATTCCTCTCAAATCAGTTTCTAACCATTTCATTACTAACTCGGGATTATCCCATCCTTCATTAGCATCCAGTCTGATCGGGCCGTCATAAACTTTAGAAAGTTCTTTAACTAGCTCGAGGTCACTTTGACCTCCTACTTTTAATTTAAGAGAACTAAAGCGAGTGAGGTTATGATCTTTAACAAAACTTGAAACCAAAGCTGGTTCCATAATTGGTAGAGAGAAAGAAGTTTTTACTTTCGAGATTGTATTGGCACCAATTATTTTAGATACAGGAATTTCTGAAATATGTGCCATATTATGGATAAAGGCAGACTCAAGGCCGAACCTCAAAGAGTTGCAGACCTTAGCTTCTTTAAATACTGGCTCTAGCTGACCGAGAGTTGTAATAGAGTTTGGGCATAACATTTTAAATCTTTCAAACTCTGCTCTTACAGATTCAATTGTTTCTCCATATCTTACATTAAAAGCAACCTCTCCTAATCCTAAAACACTATTAGACTTATATTCGACTATAAAGTTAGTCTTCTTAGGTGAAGAGTTTCTAGAAATGGACCATGTAAACTTCAGAGGCAAATCTATTTCTTTTAAATTCCAATTACTCATGTGACAACTGTACTCCGACAAATTAAACTATCCATACTATATTAACATTATCCGTAGAATTTGTATGAAATTAAATGTTGAAGACATATCGCAATATATTGTTTTACTAATATTTATCTTAATCATTTTAAAAGTAGTTGGACCTGGAGTTTCAGCTTACTTTGTTGAACGCTTTACTGGCCACAAGCCATCTAAAGGTTTTGAGCTCGACGAGTTGATAAAAGTGAAAGAGGGACAACTAAGAAGAGGAGAACTCTTAGAGACCCCCAAAGACCTATCAAAAGTAAATTTAGTGAACTTTCAATATGTACAAGAAGTACTTTCCTCTTTACAGTGGGGAGCACCAAAAGAAGAGTACTGCCCCAAGACAACCAAGCTTATTGGCAAGCCTCTATATAATGAAAGGCTAGCTCCACTTATACATTCACTCTTAGCGAAGAGTGACGAAGAGGTACTAAACAAAGATACGTTTTTCAAAATCTTTGACAAGTATGTTCTCTGGGTAAATATCTATAACGCTCAAAAAAATGACCTAGTACTTAATACTATTAATGCTAATTATTCTGCAAAATCTCTTTATAGATTTATCACTGATGACATCAATGAAGTTAATCGCCTGGACATTAAATCTATACAGGCAGAACTTGAGTCTTTTACTCAGGAGGAATTACTCAACAAACTCAATATAAATACACTATCAATCGAAGATTTCTTTCAAGATTGGTCAAAAAACGCATTTCTTTTCAAAAGCTTGGCCCCTATTGTGCCGTTAAGTAGTAATAAGAACAAAGATTGGGCAAAGGAAGTTTTGAAGCTAGATTCTGAAATTGATGGTAATCAACTAAAGATATATTATGAAAATATAGTGTCTCAAGTTCATCCAGATAAATTCAGCTCTTTAAATCTAGATGAAAATCTTCTAGAGATTTTAAATCATAATCTCTCCATTATAAATGAAGCCTATAATATTTTAACTGAACAGGTAGAAAATGAATAAAAAGAGAGAGCAACTCGTTGAGCAATTGAAAATAGAGTTTATTAAAATTATTAGTGAGACCAATGGAATATCGCTAAGGGATACTTTAGAGCTACTGCTCTACTCTGTTGCAGGAAGAGAGTACACACTCTTAGAAAAATCCATTCTAGAATTTAGTCATCTACTAACAGGTTTTCAAATCGATGAAGTTGATATTGATACCCTACTTACCCATCCCGTTGCGGAAGCCCTTTTTGGTTTCTTTAAGAACTTCCCTATTCCATACAATGAAGAACATATTCATCTAACAGGGTCTCTCAATGCTGAATTTATTTATCCAAGACTAAAGATTTTACTCGAGGGACCAAATAAAGAAATATATGAAAAGAAAATTGCTGACGTATATGGAGAAAGCTCAATTCCAATAACGAGTGTCGAAGATGTTGATGATCTTATCAGGTTAAAAGACGGAGAGCAGTTTGGTAGATATCTCCAGATCCTTTATCTTGCTAAGCTTGTTCTCGTTGATAAGCAAGCACATATAGATGCTGCTTATCATATGGCCGAAGAGCTTTACAAGAATTACAACGTAGGACAGATAAGATTAAAGTTTACTCTCTCTAGATCTACCGCTATTGAGACAGAACAGATTCCAGGGCTAGAGAATATAACGGAAGAAGATGTTGTACTTGGACTCTATGAAGGATTTATGAAGTTTCAAAAAGAGAATTCATTTTTTAAATTCATCCTATCTCCAAGCTTTAGAAAGGAAAATAACTTCTATGACACTGAAAACTTCTCTTCAAAACAAGAACATTTTGAATCACAAGTAAACTCACTATTAGAAATTTTAGATAAGTATGAATATTTAAGACCATATGTAAGTGAAGTTGATACAGTTGGAGATGAGAGAGAACTCTATAGAAAAGTGCATTTTAAACAAATGAAATCTGGCCTAAGGCGCCTACAATACAATGGGTTCCAAATTAGGTCTCACCATGGGGAAACTTGGAAGACTTTGAAAAAAGGAGTTCAATCAGTAGATAATGCTATGAATATTTGGCATATCGATACCCTTGAACATGGCCTAAGCCTTGGAATTAATCCTAACTTCTATTATCACTCACTCCTGCAAAGAGTTCTTGAAAAGAATAGAAAGTCTGAAGCTCTTATAGAAAATACACAAGAGTATAATGAGATAGTAGATATGGAGTGGTATGACGAAACTATCAAAGAAAAACTACTAAAAGGTGTCACTCTTTCTGCTGATGAAGTCATCAGCTTTACTAAAACAAAATTTCATACGGCAAGAGAAGTTGAACACTATCAACACGATGTTTTAAACCGTATGATAAATAAACAGGTCTCACTTGTTGCCCTACCATCTTCGAATTTAAAACTAACAGGCTGTTTTCCAGATTATAAAGACCACCCATTTTCATGGTGGGAGAAAAAAGGTGTACGATTAGGAGTTGGTACAGATAACTACATAACTCTTTCAACCAATTATATTCAAGAAATGCTTATACTTCTATTTTCAGATCCTACTAATTTAAAAATAACGAAACTCATTATGATTTCAACAAAAGAAAATAGAAGACCTTTCATTAGTCATTTATTGTGGGAAATGAGAAAGAGCTACACTATGAATACAGAAGACTAGCAATTGATTTAGAAACTCTTTCTGGCGTAATATCAACCATACATTTACGCCAGACATCTTGTGAGCACTTCCCTCTTCCATCTTTTGTGCATGGCCGACAATCCAGTTCAACGCTTAAAGTTTCAATTTGATCACCTGTGACAAAACCAAAAGCGGTTGGACCAATTAAGGAAATACCTTTAACATTCAAATGATCTGCAACATGAATCAGACCTGTGTCGGCCGAGACAATTAATGGAGACTTTGCAACGCTGTAACAACTCTCTATCAACGATAGCTTACCTGCAAAATTAGAGACTCTTGTTGGGTCCATATCTTCTAACTCCTGACAAAAGCTATCTGATGGTCCTCCAAGAATATTAAATTTTAAGTTAGGATTTAACTCTATTAACTTCTTCCAATGCTCAAGTGGCCATCTCTTCATCTCCCACGCGGCAGATGGAGCGAGCAGAACTCTTGAAGAATCAAACTCTTTAGGAAGGCTACATCGATCAAAGCTCCATTGAGATGATTTCAACGTTTCAATATTTGAAATATTCCAACTCTTCAATGGCCTTAAATAACTAAGAACTCCTTTATAAGGCCATTCAAATGTATTTTTTCTAAGCTTGAATAGAAGAAATCGCTTCCATCTCTCCTTACTTCTTCTTAAAGTAGGAATTGAAAATAGTATTGTACATAAAATACGAGAACGAATATTTGAGTGAGCATCATAAATATGAGTAAATTTCTCAGCTCGAAGTTTCAGTCCTAATTTAATCAGACCTAATAAACCAGATTTTCTATCAAAGCTCCACACACGATCAACCATGGGCGTCAATTTCAACAAACCTTCCATATCACTACGTGTTACCCAATGTATTTCAGAGGAAAAGTCCTCTTTGAGAGCAGGTAGAGCACTCATACACTGTACAATATCCCCGAAGCTTGAAAATCTTATTATTAATACTTTTTTAGTCATTTGATTTATATTACCGCAAATAAGTTAGTTTTACTAAATTACTCATTTAAAGTTCTCTTTTTTTTACAAAGTTATTAAAAAATAACTAAAATATCTAAATGAAAAAAATTTTTATACTACATCTGCTGCTTACTTCTGCGTATATACACTCTGCGACACAATCAGAGATTATTATCTCTAATCTATGGAAAAATATTGGACACCAGTTACCAGCAAATATTACTAAAAAGCCAATTGTAAAAAAGCCTGCCAAAAAAGAGACCAAGGTTCAAGAAGATCAAAAAACTTCTCAGAAGCTATCACCAGGTCAGCTTAAGATAGAGCAAATGAAAAAGGCCAATCGCGACAGGCTTCAAAAGATGAACCAAAAAAATAAAGAAACTAATACTTCTAAATCAGACAGTAAAGGCTCTATCTATCAACAGGCACAAGAGGGCCTGGCCCAAATGAAAAGAATGAATAAGCAGACACTCTCAAGCTGGAAGGAGCAAGAAAGACAAACTCTTGAGCAGTGGAAGAAAAAAAGACAAGAGTTTCTTTCAAGAGTAAAAATATATAAGAATAATACTTTTGAGCTTGAGAGTACCTCTCAATCATTTGCACTAAAGAAGTGGGAAACAGACCTTGCGCAGGCGCCAGCTTCCGAATACTTTATAGTCAAAGATGCTCTAGAA
The DNA window shown above is from Halobacteriovorax sp. HLS and carries:
- a CDS encoding enolase C-terminal domain-like protein, translated to MSNWNLKEIDLPLKFTWSISRNSSPKKTNFIVEYKSNSVLGLGEVAFNVRYGETIESVRAEFERFKMLCPNSITTLGQLEPVFKEAKVCNSLRFGLESAFIHNMAHISEIPVSKIIGANTISKVKTSFSLPIMEPALVSSFVKDHNLTRFSSLKLKVGGQSDLELVKELSKVYDGPIRLDANEGWDNPELVMKWLETDLRGINIEFLEQPFKSSAHQEYLELKKISPVEIIADESLIDGEVNRDLANQFHGVNIKLMKSGSYFKALNQLRTARELGLKTMVGCMIESSLGINSAMNIAYGADYCDLDGFLILEKDPYSYVYEDGGTIFLNHLH
- a CDS encoding DnaJ family molecular chaperone, with product MKLNVEDISQYIVLLIFILIILKVVGPGVSAYFVERFTGHKPSKGFELDELIKVKEGQLRRGELLETPKDLSKVNLVNFQYVQEVLSSLQWGAPKEEYCPKTTKLIGKPLYNERLAPLIHSLLAKSDEEVLNKDTFFKIFDKYVLWVNIYNAQKNDLVLNTINANYSAKSLYRFITDDINEVNRLDIKSIQAELESFTQEELLNKLNINTLSIEDFFQDWSKNAFLFKSLAPIVPLSSNKNKDWAKEVLKLDSEIDGNQLKIYYENIVSQVHPDKFSSLNLDENLLEILNHNLSIINEAYNILTEQVENE
- a CDS encoding glycosyltransferase family 9 protein, with the translated sequence MTKKVLIIRFSSFGDIVQCMSALPALKEDFSSEIHWVTRSDMEGLLKLTPMVDRVWSFDRKSGLLGLIKLGLKLRAEKFTHIYDAHSNIRSRILCTILFSIPTLRRSKERWKRFLLFKLRKNTFEWPYKGVLSYLRPLKSWNISNIETLKSSQWSFDRCSLPKEFDSSRVLLAPSAAWEMKRWPLEHWKKLIELNPNLKFNILGGPSDSFCQELEDMDPTRVSNFAGKLSLIESCYSVAKSPLIVSADTGLIHVADHLNVKGISLIGPTAFGFVTGDQIETLSVELDCRPCTKDGRGKCSQDVWRKCMVDITPERVSKSIASLLYS